The following proteins come from a genomic window of Sorghum bicolor cultivar BTx623 chromosome 3, Sorghum_bicolor_NCBIv3, whole genome shotgun sequence:
- the LOC110434198 gene encoding cystatin-1-like, with amino-acid sequence MRKHRIVPLVAALLVLLALAVSSTRNRNAQEGEESMALAGGIKDVPANENDLHLQELARFAVEEHNKKANALLGYEKLVKAKTQVVAGTMYYLTVEVKDGEVKKLYEAKVWEKPWENFKELQEFKPVEEGASA; translated from the exons ATGCGCAAACATCGAATCGTCCCACTCGTGGCTGCCCTGCTCGTGCTGCTTGCCCTCGCCGTATCGTCCACCCGCAACCGCAACGCACAAGAGGGGGAGGAGTCCATGGCGTTGGCCGGCGGCATCAAGGACGTGCCGGCGAACGAGAACGACCTCCACCTGCAGGAGCTCGCCCGCTTCGCCGTCGAGGAGCACAACAAGAAGGCC AATGCTCTTCTGGGGTATGAGAAGCTTGTGAAGGCCAAGACACAAGTGGTTGCTGGCACGATGTACTATCTCACTGTTGAGGTGAAGGATGGCGAAGTCAAGAAGCTCTACGAAGCTAAGGTCTGGGAGAAGCCATGGGAGAACTTCAAGGAGCTGCAGGAATTCAAGCCTGTTGAAGAGGGTGCTAGCGCCTAA
- the LOC8082405 gene encoding cytochrome P450 98A1-like: protein METASFLSVALALAALVPVSLLLLNRLLYGKLPPGPRRRPVVGNLFDVRPVRCRCYQEWARRYGPIMTVWLGTTPTVVVSTSELAKEVLKTHDQHLADRCRDRSSERFSRGGQDLIWADYGPHYIKVRKLCNLELFTQRRLEALRPIREDEVTAMVESVYKAATAPGNEGKPLVVKNHLSMVAFNNITRLAFGKRFVNAAGELDEQGREFKAIVHNGIKVGASLSIAQHIPWLRWLAPVDEQAFKAHGDRRDRLTVKIMEEQAKALKQHGAQQHFVDALFTLRDKYDLSDDTVIGLLWDMITAGTDTTVISVEWAMAELLRNPRVQEKLQEELDDVVGRDRVLSETDFPNLPYLQAVVKESLRLHPPTPLMLPHRASASVKIAGYDIPKGANVVVNVWAVARDPAVWDDPLEFRPERFLRENIDIKGADFRVLPFGAGRRVCPGAQLGINLVASMIGHMVHHFRWTLPEGTRPEDVRMVESPGLVTFMDTPLQAVATPRLDKEELYRRVPSEI from the exons ATGGAGACGGCCTCCTTCCTCTCGGTGGCGCTGGCCCTGGCGGCCCTCGTCCCCGTCTCGCTGCTCCTCCTGAACCGGCTCCTCTACGGCAAGCTGCCCccggggccgcggcggcggcccgtGGTGGGCAACCTGTTCGACGTGCGGCCGGTGCGGTGCCGGTGCTACCAGGAGTGGGCGCGCCGGTACGGGCCCATCATGACGGTGTGGCTCGGCACCACGCCCACGGTGGTGGTGTCCACGTCGGAGCTGGCAAAGGAGGTGCTCAAGACCCACGACCAGCACCTCGCCGACCGCTGCCGGGACCGCTCGTCGGAGAGGTTCAGCCGCGGCGGCCAGGACCTCATCTGGGCCGACTACGGCCCGCACTACATCAAGGTGCGCAAGCTCTGCAACCTCGAGCTCTTCACGCAGCGCCGCCTCGAGGCGCTCAGACCCATCCGCGAGGACGAGGTCACCGCCATGGTCGAGTCCGTCTACAAGGCCGCCACCGCGCCGG GCAATGAAGGGAAGCCCTTGGTGGTGAAGAACCACCTGTCGATGGTGGCCTTCAACAACATCACGCGGCTGGCCTTCGGGAAGCGGTTCGTGAACGCGGCCGGCGAGCTGGACGAGCAAGGGCGCGAGTTCAAGGCGATCGTTCACAACGGCATCAAGGTCGGCGCGTCCCTCTCCATCGCGCAGCACATCCCGTGGCTGCGGTGGCTGGCCCCGGTCGACGAGCAGGCCTTCAAAGCCCACGGCGACCGCCGCGACCGCCTCACCGTGAAGATCATGGAGGAGCAAGCCAAGGCCCTCAAGCAGCACGGCGCCCAGCAGCATTTCGTCGACGCGCTCTTCACTCTCAGGGACAAGTACGACCTCAGCGACGACACCGTCATTGGCCTCCTCTGG GACATGATCACCGCCGGCACTGACACGACGGTGATCTCGGTGGAGTGGGCAATGGCGGAGCTGCTGAGGAACCCCAGGGTGCAGGAGAAGCTGCAGGAGGAGCTGGACGATGTCGTCGGCCGCGACCGTGTCCTGTCGGAGACGGACTTCCCGAACCTGCCGTACCTGCAGGCCGTCGTCAAGGAGTCCCTCCGCCTGCACCCGCCGACGCCGCTGATGCTGCCCCACAGGGCCAGCGCCAGCGTCAAGATCGCCGGCTACGACATCCCCAAGGGCGCCAACGTCGTCGTCAACGTGTGGGCGGTGGCGCGGGACCCCGCGGTGTGGGACGACCCGCTCGAGTTCCGGCCGGAGCGGTTCCTCCGGGAGAACATCGACATCAAGGGCGCCGACTTCCGCGTGCTGCCGTTCGGCGCCGGCCGGCGGGTGTGCCCCGGCGCGCAGCTCGGGATCAACCTCGTGGCGTCCATGATCGGCCACATGGTTCACCACTTCAGGTGGACGCTGCCGGAGGGGACACGGCCCGAGGACGTGAGGATGGTGGAGTCCCCCGGGCTCGTCACCTTCATGGACACGCCGCTGCAGGCCGTCGCCACGCCGCGCCTGGACAAGGAGGAGCTGTACCGGCGTGTCCCTTCGGAGATCTGA